ccttccagtgagcactcagggctgatctccctcagaatggacaggtttgatcttcttgcagtccatgggatggactctcaagagtctcctccagcaccataattcaaaagcatcaattcttcggcggtcagccttctttatggtcctgctctcacttccatacatcactactgggtaaaccatagctttaactatacggacctttgtcggcaaggtgatgtctctgctttataagatgctgtctaggtttgtcattgcttttctcctaagaagcaggcatcttttaatttcgtgactgctgtcaccatctgaaatgatcaaggagcccaaggaagtaaaatctctcactgcctcactgCTGAGTCCTTAACAGACCATAATACTTTAACCGTGTCAATTAACAATCTGTTTATCATAATGGTTCTGCCTCCACCAACTTTAACCCGCTTTTCATTGCTCACCTACACCAGATGTTAGAATACACACATATTCCTAGAAAATATAATTTTCGAGCCAGTGGAGacgcagtcgcgggagccattttgagcaccaacgTTACCTCCAAAAAGCAAAGCCCCAAGcctacagcctgcaagcggcggattcttcccttaaaaaagaaaagatttggaTCAAGTAAGTTAAAAATTTGTGAATTTGGACTGGAAAattggcgctgggaggaggcttaaaagggaagtcagcccccccaCTTGAGTAATGGACGATGCAGTAAAGCTGGGGAAAGCCTTTAaaaactttttcctgatgcagagtaagggaaaaagataaagtgtgtataaatctctgcaaaagactgtgacTTGACAAGGGGAACTCCCCCGTGAACTTGGAGTTgggtcaaaggaaggatcggCTAGCCGCCTTTATGACgtcacaatagaaaagaatgtgATTGCTTGTATGAGactgagactgagagctgcagacaagtaaaagaggaatttttaaaaaatagacttcaaggctactcagtgttgaatttgagactgaataataaaagaaaaagtaaagaaatagaggttggatccagttcagatgggactttattctttttatatttgaaGAATATAAAATAAGCacaacaacaataccacttcctgctctgccacaGTTATGGAGGTGGAAAGcatcaacaggaaggaagagaaggttctggactgtgagaagaatagtacacagtgggacttgattttgataacaattctggaaatgacagaggagattcgTAATCCCAAAGGTGATGAATCCAGagtggaagaagagggagaagaggaagaaggactaggggaaggactagaagaaGACGCATGCTGTGATTTGACTTTAGGAAAAATTCTGGAAACGACAGAGGAGAACCGCAATCCTGAAGGAGGAGAGAAGACTGCTGATTCAACAGAACTGATttttgagacagaagaggatgaagaagaaatcactgtttcaccggtgggaggggtggaacagggaagggatgaagaagaaatcactgtttcaccggtgggaggggtggaacagggaagggactcGATCCAAAAGTCCCCCaaacaggggaaaaacaaaaaggttgttaccccagtgtgagagggggagaaggaagcaggtgggggcagaaagagaatgagattgaagataaaatgttgggaatacagcagggggggaAGGGTTGAGCAAAATctagattgggacagagcaggagtggggtgaggagaaaTTGAGATGATTTTTATAGGTGGATAAAACACGGTTTGAACTCGGAATgcattaaggagctggctgaaatctctggagacatcgattccaaggaaagTGGGTAGATTTAGTCttgagggtgggaataaaaaggggggggggagatattgaaagttaattatgaatatttttgggtaaaagggtagagaatattgggtgataaaggtaaagagaagtatgaagggtaaatggttaaaaagaagttgtaaattggaagaaagaatgtaattttagatttggaaTCTACAATAATTAGTGATTAattaaggaactcaagaaggggaaatgaggaagtccaaaatgtttagattagaaattggaaaatatgattatgtcttattatttttattttgggttttctctctctatttttccttcactcttctatacaaaatgaataagaattatttaagaataaggttatgaaatgGGAGATAAGACGTAATTTCATGATGTCTagttaagatttggaaatggtaagagttaattattaataaggactgtaagaaggggaagtgaagaagtttgaagaaataagatgtgttaacattgtcatttttgttttttgtatttcttttttaaatttttcttttttcttttttccctctatgtaaaattcaataaaaattattttaaaaaataaaaataagacaccttggtGGTTGTCACCTTTGGAAGCAATGAGTGTGAAAAAGATAAATATGAGCAAAAATTGGATTACATATGAACCTACCTATGAACCAACCTACATATGAACCAACCTACATATgaaccaacctagcagttcgaaagcacgtcaaaatgcaagtagataaataggaaccgctacagcgggaaggtaaacggcatttccatgtgctgctctggtttgccagaaacggctttgtcatgctggccacatgacctggaagctatacgccggctctctcggccaataatgcgagatgagcgtgcaaccccagagtcggtcacgactggacctaatggtcaggggtccctttacctttacctttatgaaaaattagtaagagaggaaggaaataaatggaaaattaaaCCTTATGAAGAAGTAAAAGAATATGTAAATGATTGGTTGGACTTTCGccaaatcaatgaaatgtttaaagaggtttcaaaggaaaatggatttggtcataataaatcaaaaattgaaattgaaatattaaataataattataaaatattgtcaaaaatgtacaaattgctgttggaatggcatttgaaagatgaagaggtaaagtctgttatgatacattgggccaaagaCTTTGGGTATAACATACAGCTAAAAGACTGgggaaaagaaggaataaaatttacagcatgcaatgccttgagagaaaatgtgatgaaaatgatgtatagatggtatattaaaatgtataaaataagtaataaatgttggaaatgtaaggaaaaagaagggactttttatcatgttgttgttgtttagtcgtttagtcgtgtccgactcttcgtgaccccatggaccatagcacgccaggcactccagtcttgcactgcctcccgcagtttggtcaaactcatgttcgtagcttcgagaacactgtccaaccatctcgttctctgtcgtccccttctcctagtgccctcaatctttcccaacatcagggtattttccaaggattcttctcttctcatgaggtggccaaagtattggagcctcagcttcacgatctgtccttccagggagcactcagggctgatttccttaagaatggataggtttgatcttcttgcagtccatgggactctcaagagtctcctccagcaccataattcaaaagcatcaatttttcggcaatcagccttctttatggtccagctctcacttccatacatcactactgggaaaaccatagctttaactatacggacctttgtcggcaaggtgatgtctctgctttttaaaatgctgtctaggtttgtcattgcttttctcccaagaagcaggcgtgttttaatttcgtgactgctgtcaccatctgcagtgatcaaggagcccaagaaagtaaaatctctcactgcttccatttcttcctcttctatttgccaggaggtgatgggaccagtggccatgatcttggttttttttatgttgagcttcagaccatattttgcgctctcctctttcaccctcattaaaaggttctttaattcctcctcgctttctgccatcaaggttgtgtcatctgcatatctgaggttgttgatatttcttccggcaatcttaattccggcttgggattcatctagtccagcctttcgcatgatgaattctgcatataagttaaataagcagggagacaatatacaaccttgtcgtactcctttcccaattttgaaccaatcagttgttccatatccagttctaactgtagcttcttgtcccacatagagatttctcaggagacagatgaggtgatcaggcactcccatttctttaagaacttgccatagtttgctgtggtcgacacagtcaaaggcttttgcatagtcaatgaagcagaagtagacgtttttctggaactctctagctttctccataatccagcgcatgtttgctatttggtctctggttcctctgccctttcgaaatccagcttgcacttctgggagttctcggtccacatactgcctaagcctgccttgtagaattttaagcataaccttgctagcgtgtgaaatgagcgcaattgtgcggtagttggagcattctttggcactgcccttctttggaattgggatgtagactgatcttttccaatcctctggccattgctgagttttcaaagcttgctggcatattgggtgtagcaccttaacagcatcatcttttaaaattttaaatagttcagctggaatatcatcacttccactggccttgttattagcagtgctttctaaggcccatttgacttcactctccaagatgtctggctcaaggtcagcagccaCACTACCTGGGTGTACAagatctccatatctttctggtataattcctctgtgtattcttgccacctcttcttgatgtcttctgcttctgttaggtccttaccacttttgtccttgattatggtaatctttgtacgaaatgttcctttcatatctccaattttcttgaacagatctctggttttccccattctattgttttcctctatttctttgcattgttcatttaagaagaccctcttgtctctccttgctattttttggaaatctgcattcagtttcctgtatctttccctatctcccttgcattttgcttgcctcctctcctccgctatttgtaaggcctcgttggacagccattttgctttcttgcatttccttttccttgggatggttttcgttgctgcctcctgtataatgttacgagcctccatccatagttcttcaggcactctgtccaccaaatctaaatccttaaacctgttcctcacttccactgtgtattcataagggatttgattcagattgtatcttactggcccagtggtttttcctactttcttcagtttaagctggaattttgctataagaagctgatgatctgagttacagtcagctccaggtcttgtttttgctgactgtatagagcttctccatctttggctgcagagaatataatcaatctgatttcgatgctgcccttttggtgatatccatgtgtagagtcgtctcttgtgttgttggaagagagtgtttgtgatgaccagcttgttctcttgacagaactctattaacctttgccctgcttcattttgaactccaaggccaaacttgccagttgttccttttatctcttgattccctactttagcattccaatcccctgtaatgagaagaacatccttctttggtgtcatttctagaaggtgttgtaggtcttcatagaattggtcaatttcactttcttcagcactggtagttggtgcataaacttggattactgtgatgttaaaaggtctgccttggattcgtatcgagatcattctgtcatttttgagattgcatcccattacagcttttgccactcttttgttgactatgagggccactccatttcttctacgggattcatgcccacagtagtagatatgatagtcacccgaactgaattcgcccattcccttccattttagttcactgatgtcgatatttattcttgtcatctcatttttgaccacatccagcttacctccattcatggttcttacattccaggttcctatgcaatatttttctttacagcatcggactttcctttcgcttccaagcatatccgcaactgagcgtcctttcggctttggcccagccgcttcatcagctctgaatctacttgtacttgtcctccgttcttcctcagtagcatgttgaacgccttccgacctgaggggctcatcttccagcgtcataacttttatatgcctgttgtctttgtccatggagttttcttggcagggatactggagtggcttgccagttccttctccaggtggatcatgtttactcaaaactctccactatgacctgtccatcttgggtggccctgcatggcatagctcatagcttctctgagttattcaagccccttcgccacgacaaggcattgatccatgaaggatcactttttatcatatgtggtgggaatgtaaaaaagtaaaaagcttctgagaaatgatatataatgagttgaaaaagatgttgaaatatacattaatAAAAAAACTCAGAAACATTTTTACTTGGTATTGTTGGTGAGGATATTAATAGACAAGATaagaaattgtttttatacaGTATGTGACAACGGCAGCTAGAAtattattggcacagaaatggaaacaagaagaattactGATGAAAGAGGAATGTCAAacaaaattaatggactatgcagaattggataagatgacaggaAGAATTCAGAACCGGCGGGATCAGAAGTTCTTAGAAGACTGAGTAAATATGTGATATCATCacaattatacacacacaaaaaggaatatGTATAAATCCTGGGAGTGTTTGCATTTTGTGTTGGAGTTGGATGATTGCTGAGAGTTCCGACTCTGGGTGAGTGTGAGCTGAGGATCACagtaatgaaaaagaaaaagaaaaacccaatctACCCACTATTTTAATATATTCAAAGCTGGCACCCATCTATCTAGGTGGGTCTCaagggagacaatggaggagtgagcctgctgtggctgtagagaccaatacaggagagacatgttttgtgtcatctagtccaaccccttgcatggAATCATAACCAACCGGATGTATGGCAGTCCTACCCAAGGGTAACATTTGTcctcttttggggaggggggtgtccctCTCTGGGTGGTGATGTGTATTACTtcacttattttaaaatgtggcaaatGTTCCTGGGCCCTCCTGCTCCTTCTGCCAAGTGGGGCCCTGGACTGAAGGTTCATCCACCCTCCTGCTTGTTCCGTGCATAAAAAAGGTTTTCCGTttctcctgtgctttctaggcatgggtcaaagcagttctttttttttgccccactgctttccctgggaaaacccactgaatTAGGAACAAATATCAACCCTCAGAAAAAAACCAATGGATCTTTCCCCCGATTCAGCTGCAAACAGCAAGAAGAAGTGTAGGTGACCCCCAAGTGGGTCCGTGGGGCAGAGTCTGCCCTAAAGTACTTCCCTGATGGCActacggagaggaggaggagtcaaGGATCCAAAGCGGAAAGTAAATAGAATTCTTTTTCTGCATCCTAACAAAGCGGGTGTGGTGGAACATTCTGACAAAGTTCAAAGCTATTACTTATTAACCAATGTCAAATTTATGATAGCTGATAAAAAGACctgttcagaaaaaaatatgaatttgtTTTATACAGTTATAAATACATGCCAAAtgcctgttttttttcttttcattattgAAAAAGAGCAGTTTATGTTTGGAGTAAGATGAGGTGGTGAGCAAATGGTTGTTCTGTTAGGAGGAGAGAAGATGGAGAGTGAGAGGAAAGCTGAGCACACCCAGCAGAAGAAAAGTACAGTTGCTGGTTATCACACCCTTTGCCTCTCCATAAAAATGGGCAAGGAGACAGgagcaggaacagctgggaaTAAGGAAAGGTAACCCCAGAAGAACGTCTCCTTGATCGACCACACCATCTCCCTGCCCACAAGAGAAGCTAGTCTGGGGGTGAGTATCTGACAACCAAACCCCATTGTACTGGTATGGTCCCAGGCTGTCCTTTGCTCCAGCAGGTCTATTTTCATTCAGTTCCCAATGTGTATAGAGGAGCTTTTTAACtgttcctcttccttgccttccCCCACTATTCAGCTAAAAGTCAAGCACCTGTGGAAATGCtgttagctctgggagaggaTCTCCCATGGATGTCAATGGAGGTCTTGACTTGGCACCCAAAGGAGGACTTGGAGCCCAGCAATGGCTTATGTCCTTGTCTGTCACCTCAGTGCCCTTCCTGGGCCACTTTTCATGCAGTGTCAGGAAAGTGGACCTGCAGATGAATGTGAGATTGTGTCCCACTGAATGATTATTTAATGGAGCTCCATTATTCTTCCTCCTGGACAGGGAATACATGAAGCAGGCAAACGTTTCTGAAAAGGTGACCTGTTTTCCTTTAAATTGGCAATTTTAAGGATGAAGATTTGTGGCGATAAGTTAAATTATTCAGCGGAGCTCTTTTTTATATGACAGACTGCCTTGTTTTAATAGCTATTTGAACAGTTCAATATATTTcagcatttatttatgtattttgcttTGTAACGGCTTTGGCtacagattttttatttatttcataaaatactgCCTAATTGTGGAAgaacccaaagcagtttacaaaaaagataaaaacaattcaattatctctaaaaaaattataattataatttaaaacatacaaaccaTTTAAACCACAGTagaatagactaaaacaaatgaaaactcaTTGAAACTTTCTAATCATCTGGGTTGtcttgtctaaataagaatgttgttagcaggtgctgaaatgaAGATgttgaaggtgcctgcttgatagCAATAGGAAGAGAGATCCAAAGTGTTGCTGCCACCATGCTCAATGTTTGAGTTCTGACAGATGCAGTgcaagtattatgtggcacctgttaAAGTGCCTATTCCTCTGactgaagcagtcaagtgggtACATATGGGGTAAAGTGATCTTGTAGGTAAATGACAAATGAGTGTGCAAACTGATTTTTCATTTGGGTTTTATAGTTGAGTTTCAGAGTGGGACTGTTATACGAAAAATTGGGGTTGACGAAAAATTGGGGTTGTCACtcgctcaggtggcctcagtgaccCAAAGTGCCTTCCATCTGTTTCGGCTAGGGGTCCAGCTGCACCGctacctggacagggatagcctaattatttttgcctgtgctctggtaacctcaaggttagattactgcaatgcgttatactcAGTGCTGCCTcagaagacggttcggaaacttcggttaatgcagaatttggtggccaggttgctcattgGAGCAAGAcgctttgagcatattacaccgatcctggtccaactgcactggctaccaactagtttctgggcccagttcaaagtggtggtttcacctataaagccttaaacagcacaggaccgcaatacctcaaggaccacctctttctgaggctcttcttcatggGTCTCCTCCTCAAAAGGTcagaagggtggcaacatgagaacgggccttttctgcagtggccccctgtctgtggaatgctctccccagggaagttcacctggtgccttcgttTTACACCTTTAGGctacaggcaaaaatgttcctttttaaccaggtctttgttTGATTTAAAGATGTATGGAGGgggatgttattgggttgttgtttttgtttctgtgtttaAAGCACTctttacataagaacataaaagagccctgctggatcagagagGCCTGCCAAATCTAGGCTCCTATTCTCACAAGATGCCACACTATAAATGATTCAGTTCTTGCAGATGCAGTGCAGGCATTATATGGTACCTGTAAAAGGGCCAATTCCATGGATCAAACTGGTCAAGTGGGCCCATATGGGGTAAGGTGACCTTGTTGGTAAATAATGAAGGAGCGTGAAAAAtgctttttggttttggttttatagATGAGTTTCAGGCAGTGGGACCAATCGTGGAGGTGCCAttgcataaaaatgtaaaatgctgAATTGGTTTCATAGGAAGAATGTGAAAACGCTTAACCCTGAATAGTTTTTACCTTacaggcttttttcttcttccccagttGCCATTCTACAGCCATTCTACAGCCACCTCTCATCTCAACTAAGCCACACACTCTTGATCTGTCATGGCCTCAGCCCCACCATCCATAGATGTGGACCAGGAAGTCTTGTGCCCCATCTGCAAAGACTACCTGACAGAACCAGTGACACTGGACTGCGGCCACAACTTCTGCCAGGGCTGCGTCACCAAGTATTGTGACACATGGGAACCAATGCAGGTGGGGGACTTGGAGTGTCCCGTCTGCAGAGTTCGGATCCAGAAAGGGAATTTCCGCCGCAATTTCCAGCTGGCAAACATAGTTGAAAAAATTAAACTCCTGGCACTAAATGAAAGGTTGGAGGATCTTTGtaagacacacaaggaaaaactcCACCTCTTCTGCAAAAAAGATGGAGAATTGGTGTGTTGGTGTTGTAAGCAATCCCGAGAACATAAATGGCACCCTGTGGTTCTCAAGGAAGAGGCTGCCCAGGAATACAAGGTAGGAAGTCATTTTGACACTTGCTAACACAATCCTTTcatctctgtctctgtgtgtatataataTGCTTTCAATGTTGCTGTAAAGCAAACATCATAAATTGCTAATCTGTACATTCATTAGAATCAGAAATTGGACCTCATCTCTGTGCTatccaaaacagaacaaaaactttgttctgcttataaagcaacttttttttaataaaaaaagttgttgttCTGCGCTTGTGCCAAAGAGTTCCTGTGTAATGTAATCATGATGAATCATGATGAACTGTAGTAAGAATAAAGAAATGTATGTTCTCATGCTTtagatttttaaatgtatattaaaaaaacaaacccagaaactCCTAGAGCAATTACTAAGCAAAATTGAACAGTAGGGCCCCAGGCACCAGAAGCAAGCATAATATTAAAGACCCCTCCAGCCCTAATCAAATAtaagattttcttttctctttagacACTCATCTATGGTCACCTGGAGCatctgaggaaagagagagggaaaattcAGGCTTATAAAGCAACCATAGGAAAGGAAAGTGTCGACCTGCTTGTAAGTGTCACTGTTACTACAAAGGGAACAAGTACTGGAAGGACCAAGACATGATGTAGCCTCATTGCTGAGTGATTTGACATAAAATTGAAGGTCTTTCAAAACACTCTGGTCTCCTCTTTCTTCCTGGTTCATGCAGAGATTAACAGAACCTGAGAGGCAGAAAACAGTGGAGAGGTTCAGACAACTacaccagtttctggaagaacGAGAAAAGTTTCTGCTGAATGAGATAGaagagatggagaaggagatCTCAAGGAGAAGGGATGAACACCTGGAAAGACTCTCCAAGGAACTCTCCTCTCTCGAAAGGAGCATCCGGGAGATGGAGGAGAAGACTCAGCAGCCAGCAagtgaactcctgcaggtaaTACTGTGGCAGGAACAGCACAAAGTTTCTCTCAGGCTTTAACCACAGTTACCTTTGTCCAGGCTGTGTCCAAGCGCTCTTCTCTTGCCCCCcacagagctttccccacaaaacttCACTCTTTAAAGCTTAGTGCAACAAACGGCATTTAATTCAACTTTAAAGATTTTTtggcagggaaagctccagagggGGGGAAAGTATGGTCGGAcaactattcattcattcattcattcattcattcattaaatttatatactgccctatacctggaggtctcaggaaaaaattagataaaattaggataaaaaacaagataaaattAGAATATAAATACACGGAATACACAatccaaataaaaacagaaacaattgagtaacccccccaaaaaacacattttaaaaggtcattgGACGACAAGtgaaggggaatgtttttgcctggtgcctaaaggtgtataatgaaggagccaggcaaacctccctggggagagcattcctgttctcattttgccaccctctggacctctcatggagctgcttaaggctttataggtcaaaaccagcactttatctGGCAATTTTATTTGGCAAAGGAAACACCTGAGAGTGGATACTTTTACTATAGACTCCTATGCAGAAAGGAGGACTGGCAGTACCTAATTTAGTTAAATAGTACGAAGCTGCCCAGCTCACGTGGTTAAAGTTAAGGATATctcagaaactgaaactgaaacccTTTAAGCTGGAATCATTATTCATAAATTTTCCTCTGGCCACTATACTATAGATACCTTAGAAAAACAGAGGAGAAGATCCCATGAATCTTCATcaggttttaaataataataatcagaaaataatctggagaactgaacttaagatcgGAAAGAtaaaaactgagagaaattgaaattataGATTTATCCACCCCTATCCAAAACTAGGCAGACTCACTCCAGAGGGCCAGAGGTCATCCCTTCTAGGGTCTGATGGGTCTTCATTATAGGTCCTGTGGTAGGCACTGAATCCCATTCTTCTTTTCCCTTCTAGGATGTGAGAAGCACCTTGCAGAGGTAAGTGAATCCTGCTCATTTCCATTAATATCACTCTGGGAAACTGGGAAAGGTCCAGGAGGTGAGGACATAAAACATGCCCCTCCAGGCTTTTAGGATGTGGCGAAAGCTTCCAACAAGGAAGCAGGAGTTGAGGTGTGTACCATGTTCCTGAACATATCTCAGCTGTAACTTCAAGGTGTCACTCAGGTTCATGATAAGAGGCTAGAAGGAACATTTCACTTTTGTCAACAGAAGCAACCATCTTTTTCTCCTCCACATCTTTCTTGTATGTTGTAGGTAATGCAGCCGAAATGGAAAAGCTCTGAGCAGGATGGTATCACTTGATTTTATTTCTAGATTTGAGTAGATGTGAGTGAGGAGACTCAGACAAAAGGAGTCCCTAGCAAGGATGAATCTCCTCTCCTCTGTGCCTTCATTCCTCTGTGTCTCCCCCTTGGCTTTCTAcagtttctttcctcctctcaatTCCTTTCTTTTGTAGCACTCAGAAATTCTGCAATTGAATGGGTTAATGTTTATTTTCCCCATCAGGTGTCAACAAAGGGAGAGGTTTAGGAATCCATTGGCTTTCACACCAAAGTTGAAGAGGAGGATCTCAAAATTCCCCTTTGAAAATCCCATTCTGTATGTTGATCCCATTCTGTATGTTGAGATGAAGGAAATCAAAGGTAATGAGTGGTTGGAAGAATTTTACACTGGACAATATATTAATCTGAAAATTCAACATGCCAgacttttactgtattttatttactctTGCCACAAACAGCAATAGGAGTAGTGGAGTTCCTTCTGGGTAACATGTattgggaattccattccaccttaagttACAGTCATGTAGCTgttgtgtgtcacatgtctgtgaaCTTCTGTTGCATGTAGCTTTTGCTGTTCCTTCTTCGCTTTGGATACGAAGGAGAGCagacatgtttttctctctcctgagatatgTTGAATAAACTGCTTGTAAATATGCCACTACCGTCTCTCGCTCGTCGTTTCTGCTGCACAGTTGGTTCTGTTACTACAGCGTGCCCTGGCTTCTAAAGCCTGGGTCATTGTCTCACGCTGCACTGGAGGTTGGAGATCGCCTGGCAGGTCGGCCAGGAGGGCCTAAATCAGCTGGGGACAGCCAGCTGTCCTCCCGTCTCCCATGGTGTATGCCAACATCATGACCCATTTATACTGTCAGTCAGGGGCTTGGTGGGGACAGGGAAAAATAAAGGCAGCCTGCACCACAGTGTACAGTAAAGTCAG
Above is a window of Zootoca vivipara chromosome 2, rZooViv1.1, whole genome shotgun sequence DNA encoding:
- the LOC118081346 gene encoding tripartite motif-containing protein 10-like, whose translation is MASAPPSIDVDQEVLCPICKDYLTEPVTLDCGHNFCQGCVTKYCDTWEPMQVGDLECPVCRVRIQKGNFRRNFQLANIVEKIKLLALNERLEDLCKTHKEKLHLFCKKDGELVCWCCKQSREHKWHPVVLKEEAAQEYKTLIYGHLEHLRKERGKIQAYKATIGKESVDLLRLTEPERQKTVERFRQLHQFLEEREKFLLNEIEEMEKEISRRRDEHLERLSKELSSLERSIREMEEKTQQPASELLQDVRSTLQRCQQRERFRNPLAFTPKLKRRISKFPFENPILYVDPILYVEMKEIKGNEWLEEFYTGQYINLKIQHARLLLYFIYSCHKQQ